The proteins below are encoded in one region of Nitrospirota bacterium:
- the purN gene encoding phosphoribosylglycinamide formyltransferase translates to MSIKRTDVLRVAVLASGRGSNLQAVIDAIEAGTVQAKIVAVISNKKDSPALARASQHGLPGLFVDPKPHVGKPDSRESYDRELLSVLRQHDVELVLLAGYMKIVTKVLVEAFANRMMNIHPSLLPSFPGLDVQKKAIDWGCKLAGCTVHFVTEGVDEGPIILQAAVSILDDDSADSLAARILVQEHKIYPRAVQLFAEGRLRVEGRRVFIEQGKPAGEAVISPS, encoded by the coding sequence ATGTCGATTAAGCGGACGGATGTGCTGCGCGTCGCCGTGTTGGCATCCGGGCGCGGATCGAATCTGCAGGCGGTCATCGACGCGATCGAAGCGGGGACGGTTCAGGCCAAGATTGTCGCGGTGATCAGCAATAAAAAAGACTCTCCGGCTTTAGCGCGAGCCAGCCAGCACGGATTACCCGGCCTCTTCGTTGATCCTAAGCCCCATGTAGGCAAACCAGACAGCCGCGAATCCTACGATCGCGAGCTCCTCTCCGTGCTTCGGCAACACGATGTGGAGCTGGTGTTGCTGGCCGGGTATATGAAGATTGTGACCAAGGTGCTGGTAGAAGCCTTCGCCAATCGCATGATGAACATCCATCCGTCTCTGTTGCCCTCCTTCCCCGGGTTGGATGTGCAGAAGAAGGCGATTGACTGGGGCTGCAAGCTGGCCGGCTGTACGGTGCATTTTGTGACGGAGGGTGTCGACGAAGGCCCGATCATTCTTCAAGCGGCGGTTTCGATTCTCGATGACGATAGTGCCGATAGCCTGGCAGCCAGGATTCTTGTGCAAGAACACAAGATTTATCCGCGAGCGGTCCAGCTTTTTGCCGAGGGGCGGTTGCGGGTGGAGGGGCGGCGCGTCTTCATCGAGCAAGGGAAGCCAGCCGGCGAGGCCGTGATCAGTCCGTCGTAG
- the purM gene encoding phosphoribosylformylglycinamidine cyclo-ligase — protein MTTYRDAGVDMDAGDEFVDRISPLVRSTFRPEVLTDIGGFGGLFRLQAHRYAEPVLVSGTDGVGTKLKIAFLTDRHDTVGIDLVAMCVNDIVVSGAEPLFFLDYFATGKLAVPKAEAVLKGIAEGCRQAGCALIGGETAEMPSFYAEGEYDLAGFAVGVVDRSKIIDGRSIVPGDVLIGLASTGLHSNGYSLARRVLLDRAQLSMASRLPELDQPLGEVLLTPTRIYAKQVLTLIQECPIKGIAHITGGGITENLPRVLPAGVRAEVRRGAWPVPPIFQAIARLGAVAREEMYRVFNMGIGMILVVPASDAHRVIARATALGDQAYQIGTIVASTGEGPLVEYVD, from the coding sequence ATGACAACCTATCGAGATGCCGGAGTTGATATGGATGCGGGCGACGAGTTCGTCGACCGCATTTCGCCGTTAGTGCGGTCCACGTTCCGGCCTGAAGTCCTGACGGATATCGGCGGGTTCGGCGGATTGTTCCGGCTGCAGGCCCATCGCTATGCCGAGCCGGTTCTTGTCTCCGGCACCGATGGAGTCGGGACGAAACTGAAAATTGCCTTCCTCACAGATCGCCACGATACGGTCGGGATCGATCTGGTGGCCATGTGCGTGAACGATATCGTGGTCAGCGGGGCTGAGCCGCTGTTCTTTTTGGATTATTTTGCGACGGGCAAACTGGCCGTTCCCAAGGCGGAAGCGGTGCTCAAGGGGATTGCCGAGGGCTGCCGCCAGGCCGGCTGCGCCTTGATCGGCGGGGAAACGGCTGAGATGCCTTCCTTCTATGCGGAGGGCGAGTATGATCTGGCCGGGTTTGCCGTCGGCGTGGTGGATCGGTCCAAGATCATCGATGGCCGCAGTATTGTGCCGGGCGATGTGCTGATCGGATTGGCCTCGACCGGTCTCCATAGCAACGGCTATTCGCTGGCTCGCCGGGTCTTGCTGGATAGAGCTCAGCTGAGCATGGCCAGTCGCTTGCCTGAACTGGATCAGCCTTTGGGGGAGGTCTTGCTGACCCCGACTAGGATCTATGCCAAACAGGTCCTCACCTTGATTCAGGAATGTCCTATCAAAGGCATTGCCCATATCACCGGCGGCGGTATCACCGAGAACCTCCCGCGCGTGCTTCCTGCTGGCGTACGAGCAGAGGTGCGGCGAGGTGCCTGGCCCGTGCCGCCGATTTTCCAGGCGATTGCCAGGCTTGGAGCGGTGGCGCGTGAGGAGATGTATCGCGTTTTCAACATGGGGATCGGCATGATTCTCGTCGTGCCGGCGTCGGATGCCCACAGGGTCATCGCGCGCGCGACGGCGTTGGGCGATCAGGCCTATCAGATCGGAACCATCGTGGCATCGACCGGCGAGGGCCCATTGGTGGAGTATGTCGATTAA
- a CDS encoding sigma-54 dependent transcriptional regulator, whose amino-acid sequence MSASILIVDDEESILTSLSSILRDEGYEVAVAKNGMEAVRAYMTDPPDLMILDIWMPEMDGMETLRRVRELVPTAQVMMMSGHGSIETAVKAIKLGAYDYIEKPLSLENIILRVKHALDQHRLEQENRTLRTTVQRKFELVGQSSAMQQLRQLIETAGPTNSRVLIGGENGTGKELVARAIHLRSARASRPFVAVNCAAIPETLIESELFGHEKGSFTGATSMKRGQFEQADGGTLFLDEIADMSLNTQAKVLRVLQEQQFTRVGGTKLLKVDVRVLAASNKDLLKEIEKGAFREDLFYRLNVVPIVVPPLRERRDDIPLLVRHFMKVHADEQGLRMKEVSPGAMAVFQQYDWPGNIRELRNLIERLMIMVPGPVIEGAQAGLSLQARPGGAASPSAAPAPSPLFTQSYDSLRDARNAFEKEYIARKLREHHWNISRTAEDLQIERSHLHRKIKLLEVEMRPEA is encoded by the coding sequence ATGTCCGCATCGATTTTAATTGTAGATGACGAAGAGTCGATTCTTACTTCCTTGAGCAGCATTCTGCGGGATGAGGGCTACGAGGTTGCGGTGGCGAAGAACGGCATGGAGGCCGTACGGGCCTATATGACGGATCCGCCGGACCTCATGATCCTCGATATCTGGATGCCGGAAATGGACGGCATGGAAACTTTGCGCCGGGTCCGTGAATTGGTGCCGACGGCGCAAGTGATGATGATGTCGGGGCACGGCTCGATTGAAACGGCGGTCAAGGCGATCAAGCTGGGAGCCTATGATTATATTGAGAAGCCCTTGTCGCTTGAGAACATCATCCTGCGCGTCAAACATGCGTTGGATCAACACAGGCTGGAGCAAGAGAATCGAACGCTCCGGACCACCGTACAACGGAAATTTGAGCTGGTGGGGCAGTCGTCTGCGATGCAACAGTTACGGCAGTTGATCGAGACAGCCGGGCCGACCAATAGCCGTGTGCTGATCGGGGGGGAGAACGGGACGGGGAAAGAACTCGTTGCGCGGGCGATTCATCTGCGGAGCGCCAGAGCCAGCCGGCCGTTTGTGGCGGTGAACTGTGCGGCCATCCCGGAGACCTTGATCGAGAGTGAGTTGTTCGGCCATGAAAAGGGCTCCTTTACCGGCGCCACCTCGATGAAGAGAGGACAGTTCGAACAGGCGGACGGGGGCACGCTGTTTTTGGACGAAATCGCCGACATGAGTTTGAATACCCAGGCCAAAGTGCTCCGGGTACTGCAAGAGCAGCAGTTTACTCGTGTCGGTGGGACGAAGCTGCTGAAGGTGGACGTCCGGGTCTTGGCCGCCTCCAACAAGGATTTGCTCAAGGAAATCGAGAAAGGCGCGTTTCGCGAAGATTTGTTTTACCGCCTCAACGTGGTGCCGATCGTCGTGCCTCCCCTCAGGGAGCGCCGGGACGACATTCCGTTGCTCGTGCGCCACTTCATGAAGGTGCATGCGGATGAGCAGGGGTTGCGGATGAAAGAGGTCTCGCCTGGGGCGATGGCGGTGTTTCAGCAATATGACTGGCCGGGGAATATCCGTGAACTGCGGAATTTGATCGAGCGATTGATGATCATGGTGCCGGGACCAGTTATCGAGGGGGCGCAAGCGGGTCTCTCGTTGCAGGCTCGTCCTGGCGGGGCGGCGTCTCCGTCCGCAGCGCCTGCTCCCAGCCCGCTCTTCACGCAGTCCTATGACTCGCTCCGGGATGCGCGCAACGCGTTTGAAAAGGAGTACATTGCGCGCAAGCTACGGGAACATCATTGGAACATTTCCCGCACGGCGGAAGATTTGCAGATTGAACGGAGTCATCTTCATCGGAAGATCAAGCTGCTGGAAGTGGAAATGCGACCGGAAGCGTAG